One Littorina saxatilis isolate snail1 linkage group LG1, US_GU_Lsax_2.0, whole genome shotgun sequence genomic window carries:
- the LOC138968356 gene encoding uncharacterized protein, with protein MIGSHVSSDTSGTVPSPATRTQEGRTTPIGSHVSSDTSGTVPSPATRTQEGRTTPIGSHVSTDASNDAGVVVGIVFVVIVIAVTVVIFMLYRRKRLHLWKTCFRNKTKKNAAVTGTSQNGERAVGRDDRRTVNSVNATPTVLGYENHPFTFSGPQSAVSYSNVIKDADGAGDSAAPQYSNMHGSQSADCSKVPNDSTFADNDPYEIKAENGNLPSAATRNPNPNTHSKGTTRQYQNYPVPACNRDKSQPTSDYSLARAEGSETNGVYDYPEEDPRNPGKGGETALYQYAKDPDVNGERHAYATGVYHILERDSSGSQPFSAYHAPKGGTVGQQHTPTVKVSKGQTGNYNTLDFAGKSSGQKNDGDDSGGVYNHLNAESDDPYNEVDREKRLEVIDDEYSHIK; from the coding sequence ATGATTGGTTCACACGTTTCCTCGGACACTTCAGGTACTGTACCGTCGCCAGCTACTAGAACACAAGAAGGAAGAACAACACCGATTGGTTCACACGTTTCCTCGGACACTTCAGGTACTGTACCGTCGCCAGCTACTAGAACACAAGAAGGAAGAACAACACCGATTGGTTCACACGTCTCCACGGACGCTTCAAACGACGCAGGTGTAGTGGTTGGAATTGTGTTTGTTGTGATTGTCATTGCTGTGACAGTTGTCATCTTCATGCTGTACCGACGAAAACGATTGCATCTGTGGAAAACGTGTTTCAGAAATAAGACGAAGAAGAACGCAGCAGTTACCGGCACATCACAGAATGGAGAACGCGCCGTTGGCAGAGACGACAGACGTACTGTTAACAGCGTCAACGCGACTCCGACAGTTTTAGGATATGAAAATCATCCTTTCACATTTTCAGGACCACAGTCTGCAGTGAGCTATTCCAACGTCATCAAAGATGCAGATGGAGCAGGAGATTCTGCAGCCCCCCAGTACTCAAACATGCACGGATCCCAGTCTGCTGACTGCAGCAAAGTGCCAAACGATTCGACATTTGCTGATAACGACCCTTACGAAATCAAAGCGGAAAATGGCAACTTGCCGTCTGCAGCAACAAGAAATCCCAATCCCAATACACATTCCAAAGGAACAACAAGGCAATATCAAAACTATCCGGTGCCTGCTTGTAACAGAGACAAGAGCCAACCAACATCGGACTATTCCCTTGCAAGAGCAGAGGGCAGTGAAACGAATGGAGTTTACGATTATCCTGAAGAAGATCCAAGGAATCCCGGAAAAGGAGGGGAAACAGCGTTGTATCAATACGCCAAAGACCCCGACGTGAATGGAGAAAGACATGCATATGCAACAGGAGTTTACCACATTCTTGAACGTGACTCTTCAGGGAGCCAACCTTTCAGCGCCTACCACGCTCCGAAAGGAGGGACAGTGGGACAGCAACACACTCCGACTGTGAAAGTCTCCAAAGGACAAACGGGGAACTACAATACACTGGACTTTGCAGGAAAGAGTTCTGGTCAAAAGAATGATGGAGACGATTCAGGTGGAGTGTACAATCACCTGAACGCAGAGAGTGATGACCCTTACAATGAGGTGGACAGGGAGAAAAGACTGGAGGTCATCGATGATGAATACTCCCACATCAAGTAA